GCTATGAACGGGGAACTGGCATTTCTGCTGGAGCGCCTGCTGCCGGTCCTGAACGAGGGTGTGCTCATGAGCCTGAAGCTCATCATTCCATCTTCCGTTCTGGGACTGGCCTTCGGCGTGGTGGTGGGCGCATGCCGGGCCTTCGGCGGCGGTCCCGTCAAAGCGCTGGCCAACGGCTATGCGGCCTTGTTCCGGGGTACGCCCCTGGTCATCCAGCTTTTCATTCTCTATTTCGGGCTGCCCAATATCGGCATCTATTTCAAGCCGTACACGGCGGCGGTGCTGGGATTCACCCTGTGCAGCGCGGCCTATCATTCCGAATACGTGCGCGGCGGCCTTCTCTCCATCAAGCGCGGCCAGATTCT
Above is a window of Desulfomicrobium orale DSM 12838 DNA encoding:
- a CDS encoding amino acid ABC transporter permease translates to MNGELAFLLERLLPVLNEGVLMSLKLIIPSSVLGLAFGVVVGACRAFGGGPVKALANGYAALFRGTPLVIQLFILYFGLPNIGIYFKPYTAAVLGFTLCSAAYHSEYVRGGLLSIKRGQILAAQALGFSTLSTLVTIIVPQAFRRALPGCGNEIVYLIKYSSLAYVVTCFELTGKAKIVASETFRFTEVFMVVGVYYLIMVSLASWGLHRLEKRLEIPGFGHR